The following proteins are co-located in the Hydrogenobacter hydrogenophilus genome:
- a CDS encoding ATP-binding protein: MSILSDFLREVDEGYAVINISGRVVYANDFMIKRGILKKDWEGKPYYECFNMLSFVSAIAECIAEKKRIKTLVEHEDVGYSVDLFPAKDGILLRITDITQLKRYERSKKEFIANVSHELKTPITIIKSILETLIEEEQDEKKKNMLERALRRSEDMKSLVEDLLIITKLESGEEKLGKESVNLWEVVELVFDDIMEMAQDKKVQLINRVDKSFKVYADQEKLTLLLLNLVDNGVKYNKMNGEVVVNAYIQDTYAVIEVSDTGIGIPKEHLPFVFERFYRVDSSRSKEVGGTGLGLSIVKHIALSHGGKVQVESKEGEGSRFRVFLPLK, from the coding sequence ATGAGCATTCTCAGTGATTTCCTAAGAGAAGTAGATGAAGGCTATGCGGTCATAAACATATCCGGAAGGGTAGTTTATGCCAATGACTTTATGATAAAGAGAGGCATACTTAAAAAGGATTGGGAGGGAAAGCCATATTACGAGTGTTTCAATATGCTTTCCTTTGTGTCCGCCATAGCGGAATGCATAGCGGAAAAGAAAAGGATAAAGACATTGGTGGAACACGAAGATGTAGGGTATTCAGTGGACTTGTTTCCTGCAAAGGACGGCATACTCTTAAGGATAACGGACATCACACAGCTTAAAAGATACGAAAGATCAAAAAAGGAGTTTATAGCCAATGTGTCGCACGAGCTCAAAACACCCATAACCATAATAAAGAGCATTCTTGAAACTCTCATAGAGGAAGAGCAAGACGAGAAAAAGAAGAACATGTTAGAAAGAGCCTTGCGAAGGTCCGAGGATATGAAGAGCTTAGTGGAAGACCTTTTAATCATTACAAAACTTGAATCAGGAGAAGAAAAGCTTGGAAAAGAAAGTGTAAATCTGTGGGAGGTAGTTGAGCTTGTATTTGATGACATTATGGAAATGGCACAGGATAAAAAAGTCCAACTTATAAACCGTGTGGATAAAAGCTTTAAAGTTTATGCGGATCAAGAAAAGCTAACTCTTCTACTTTTGAACCTTGTGGATAATGGGGTAAAGTACAACAAAATGAACGGTGAAGTGGTAGTAAATGCTTACATACAAGATACCTATGCTGTTATAGAAGTTTCCGATACAGGTATAGGTATACCAAAGGAACATTTACCTTTTGTGTTTGAGCGGTTTTACAGAGTGGACAGCTCTAGGTCAAAGGAGGTGGGAGGCACAGGTTTGGGTCTTTCTATAGTTAAGCACATAGCGCTCTCACACGGCGGAAAGGTGCAGGTGGAGAGTAAAGAAGGAGAAGGTAGCAGGTTCAGGGTTTTCTTACCCTTAAAGTAG
- the metE gene encoding 5-methyltetrahydropteroyltriglutamate--homocysteine S-methyltransferase — translation METLAYGFPKLGEKREFKNLLENYWKGKISEEDLIKGINALRDWMVGLYKDTVDLFPSNELSYYDFMLDTAIMVGAVPSRFGEFKGLSTYFEMARGSQALEMTKYFNTNYHYLVPELEGTDFKLLKNYPLEEYLYFKSKGIETLPKIISPYTFLKLSKALVKGSSPLPVYHLSKIERFEDLERYLLALLPVYEEVLKQLRQEGAKVVLFEDPALCYEMESQEWDLVHEMYKRLSEHADIYVMTYYDSVSDYKRFVDLPVKALGLDLVSNRENLENIRKHGFPSDKKLIAGIINGRQVWRASLTEKIRLAEELLKYAQHLIISNSCPLFHLPVSTQPEEDLPVHQVQIEGLTSLSLKERLAFAKEKLQELNLIKRAIEGDQQARMMVEKVENIVSVPFGVNQEVRRRVNALTERDFQRELDYKERIKLQQEILRLPTFPTTTIGSFPQTEEVRKIRASYTAGKVSPKEYEEFIKKQIQHVIRVQEEIGLDVLVHGEFERTDMVEFFAQKLEGIATTKHGWVLSYGSRVYRPPIIYGDVYRPSPMTLNEITYAQSLTEKPVKGMLTGPVTILNWSYYREDIPKKEIAYQIALALLEEVKDLERAGIKIIQIDEPAFREGAPIKRKDWDEYFDWAVKAFRLCSRANPQTQIHTHMCYSEFNDVMEYIYQMDFDVISIEASRSKGEIISAFEKFKGWDRQIGIGVYDIHSPAVPTKESIRSVLERAMKVLPKELLWVNPDCGLKTRRWEEVVPSLKNMVEVAQELREKYATV, via the coding sequence ATGGAGACTTTGGCTTATGGGTTTCCTAAGCTGGGAGAAAAGAGAGAGTTCAAAAACCTTTTAGAAAACTATTGGAAGGGGAAAATCTCTGAAGAGGACCTTATAAAGGGAATTAATGCACTCAGAGACTGGATGGTGGGACTATACAAAGACACTGTGGACCTTTTTCCTTCCAACGAGCTTTCTTACTATGACTTTATGTTAGATACCGCTATAATGGTAGGAGCTGTCCCTTCAAGATTTGGAGAGTTCAAAGGCCTCAGTACATACTTTGAGATGGCGCGTGGATCTCAAGCGTTGGAGATGACCAAATACTTCAACACCAACTATCACTACCTGGTGCCAGAACTTGAAGGTACAGACTTTAAACTCTTGAAAAACTACCCTCTTGAAGAATATCTTTACTTCAAAAGCAAAGGCATAGAAACCCTGCCCAAGATCATCTCACCCTACACCTTTTTGAAGCTTTCCAAAGCATTAGTCAAAGGATCTTCACCTCTTCCTGTATATCACCTTTCCAAGATAGAAAGGTTTGAGGATCTGGAGCGTTATCTTTTGGCACTACTGCCCGTTTATGAGGAAGTTTTAAAACAGCTAAGGCAGGAGGGAGCAAAGGTAGTACTCTTTGAAGACCCCGCACTATGCTACGAAATGGAAAGCCAGGAGTGGGACCTTGTGCATGAGATGTACAAAAGACTGAGTGAGCATGCGGACATATATGTAATGACTTACTACGATAGCGTATCTGATTACAAAAGGTTCGTAGACCTGCCAGTTAAGGCTCTTGGTCTTGATCTTGTATCCAACAGAGAGAATTTGGAAAATATAAGAAAGCACGGATTTCCTTCTGACAAAAAGCTCATAGCGGGTATAATAAACGGCAGGCAGGTTTGGAGAGCAAGCCTTACGGAAAAGATAAGGCTCGCTGAGGAGCTCTTAAAATATGCCCAGCATTTAATCATATCCAACTCCTGTCCCCTCTTTCATCTGCCAGTTAGCACACAGCCCGAGGAAGACCTTCCTGTGCATCAGGTTCAGATAGAAGGTTTGACTTCGCTCAGTTTAAAAGAGCGTCTGGCTTTTGCCAAAGAGAAACTTCAGGAGCTAAACCTCATAAAAAGAGCTATAGAGGGAGACCAGCAAGCCCGTATGATGGTAGAAAAAGTAGAAAACATAGTGAGTGTGCCTTTTGGAGTGAACCAAGAGGTAAGAAGAAGAGTAAACGCCCTTACAGAAAGAGACTTTCAGAGGGAGTTAGATTACAAAGAGAGGATAAAGCTCCAACAGGAGATTCTGCGCCTGCCTACATTTCCAACCACCACTATAGGTTCCTTCCCCCAGACGGAAGAAGTGAGAAAGATAAGGGCTTCCTATACCGCCGGCAAGGTGTCTCCAAAAGAGTACGAAGAGTTTATTAAGAAACAGATACAGCATGTAATAAGAGTTCAAGAAGAGATAGGTCTTGATGTGTTGGTTCACGGTGAGTTTGAAAGAACAGACATGGTGGAGTTCTTTGCCCAGAAGTTAGAAGGTATAGCAACCACCAAACACGGATGGGTACTCTCTTACGGTTCACGGGTGTATAGGCCTCCCATCATCTACGGAGATGTGTATAGACCCTCACCTATGACTCTGAATGAGATCACCTACGCTCAGTCTTTGACGGAAAAACCCGTAAAAGGTATGCTCACAGGACCCGTAACCATACTCAACTGGAGCTATTACAGAGAAGACATTCCCAAAAAAGAGATAGCCTATCAGATAGCCTTGGCTCTTCTTGAAGAAGTTAAAGACCTTGAAAGGGCAGGCATTAAGATCATACAGATAGATGAACCTGCCTTCAGAGAGGGTGCACCCATAAAGAGGAAGGACTGGGACGAGTACTTTGATTGGGCGGTAAAGGCTTTCAGACTGTGCTCCAGAGCAAATCCACAAACCCAGATACACACTCACATGTGCTACAGCGAGTTTAACGATGTTATGGAGTACATATACCAAATGGATTTTGATGTCATATCCATAGAGGCTTCAAGGAGCAAAGGTGAGATCATATCAGCCTTTGAAAAATTCAAAGGATGGGACAGGCAGATAGGTATAGGTGTGTATGATATACACTCTCCAGCTGTACCTACAAAGGAAAGCATAAGGTCTGTTTTAGAAAGAGCTATGAAGGTGCTTCCAAAAGAGCTCCTTTGGGTGAACCCAGACTGTGGTCTAAAGACAAGAAGGTGGGAAGAGGTAGTGCCATCTTTGAAAAATATGGTGGAGGTGGCACAGGAGCTAAGGGAAAAGTACGCTACTGTGTAA
- a CDS encoding prephenate dehydrogenase, whose amino-acid sequence MFKRLCVIGVGFMGGSFALAFRESFPNCEILGIDINPYAIDKAIQLGVIDKGSVQMNNLLLFKPDLIMLATPVGTFESIAKELSSLDLKDSLITDLGSVKGRLVYMLEEYLGENFVGGHPIAGTEKSGVENSNKDLFKGKRCILTPTQRTSPKALEKIKNMWVSLGALVEEMDPFLHDYVFGAVSHLPHAVAFALIDAIKNLSKDSVDLFKYPGGGFKDFTRIAGSDPIMWRDIFLENRENVLKAIEAFEMSLKNLKELIKSGNLQELTDYLLSAKNCREKIN is encoded by the coding sequence ATGTTTAAAAGGTTGTGTGTAATAGGTGTGGGCTTTATGGGAGGATCTTTTGCTTTGGCTTTTAGGGAATCTTTTCCCAACTGTGAGATCTTGGGAATTGACATAAACCCGTATGCCATTGATAAAGCTATCCAGCTCGGTGTTATAGATAAAGGAAGCGTGCAGATGAATAACCTTCTTCTCTTTAAACCTGACCTTATAATGCTCGCCACACCTGTGGGAACTTTTGAAAGCATTGCAAAGGAGCTTTCTTCTCTTGACCTAAAGGATAGTCTTATAACAGACCTCGGAAGCGTAAAGGGTAGGTTGGTTTATATGCTGGAAGAGTATTTGGGGGAAAACTTTGTAGGGGGCCATCCCATCGCAGGCACGGAAAAGTCAGGTGTAGAAAACAGCAACAAGGACCTTTTCAAGGGTAAAAGATGTATTCTGACACCAACACAGAGGACATCACCCAAAGCTTTGGAGAAGATAAAAAACATGTGGGTGTCTCTTGGTGCGTTGGTAGAAGAGATGGACCCATTTCTGCATGACTATGTGTTTGGAGCGGTATCTCACCTTCCCCATGCGGTTGCCTTTGCCCTCATAGATGCCATCAAAAACTTGAGCAAAGATAGTGTGGACCTTTTTAAGTACCCAGGTGGAGGCTTTAAAGACTTTACACGTATAGCGGGATCAGACCCTATCATGTGGAGAGACATATTCTTAGAAAACAGGGAAAATGTTCTAAAAGCCATAGAAGCTTTTGAAATGTCCCTTAAAAACCTCAAGGAGCTCATAAAAAGCGGAAATTTACAAGAACTCACAGATTATCTACTTAGTGCCAAGAACTGTAGAGAAAAGATAAACTAA
- a CDS encoding dihydroorotase, translated as MSKLLIKRGRIIDPSDNIDIIGDILVEKGKVKAIGEDLFELEAQVIDASGLIVCPSFIDLHVHLRDPGQTYKEDIESGSKCAVAGGYTTVVCMPNTNPPIDRPEVAQYIISKARTVGLCLVLPSGTLTKGRKGKELSDFYALKSAGCVALTDDGSPLMDSKLMKRALELAGQLGLIVMNHCEDDSLAYGHINEGYVSALLGISSRPPEAEDILVARDLILSYHTGSHIHIQHLSSALSVELIRYFKEKGAKVSCEVNPYHLVFTEEEILKSGSSAKVNPPLRRKEDRDALISALKEGIIDCIATDHAPHASWEKRQIENAKPGMIGLQTALPMALELVRQGHITLKDVINLMSCRPAQILKLEGCGTLKVGSKANITIFDPEREWILDEKTNHSKSKNTPLWKKTLKGKVLYTIFEGKVVYQDV; from the coding sequence ATGTCCAAACTGCTCATAAAGAGAGGAAGGATCATAGACCCATCTGATAACATTGACATTATAGGAGACATTCTTGTAGAAAAGGGAAAGGTAAAGGCTATAGGTGAGGATCTTTTTGAGCTTGAAGCTCAGGTGATAGACGCATCTGGACTAATTGTGTGTCCTTCCTTTATAGACCTGCATGTGCATCTTAGAGACCCAGGACAAACTTACAAAGAAGACATAGAGAGTGGAAGCAAGTGCGCGGTGGCAGGAGGATATACCACTGTGGTGTGTATGCCCAACACAAATCCACCCATAGATAGGCCAGAGGTCGCTCAGTACATAATAAGCAAGGCAAGGACTGTTGGTCTGTGCTTAGTTTTACCTTCTGGAACTCTTACAAAGGGTAGGAAAGGGAAAGAGCTCTCTGACTTTTACGCTCTTAAGTCTGCGGGGTGCGTTGCCCTCACAGATGATGGAAGTCCCCTTATGGACAGCAAACTCATGAAGAGAGCTTTAGAACTTGCAGGACAGTTGGGACTTATTGTTATGAACCACTGCGAAGATGACAGTCTTGCATATGGACACATAAACGAAGGGTATGTGAGCGCTCTTTTAGGTATCTCTTCAAGACCTCCCGAGGCAGAAGATATACTTGTGGCAAGAGACCTGATACTCTCTTACCATACAGGCTCTCACATTCACATACAGCATCTTAGTAGTGCTCTAAGCGTGGAACTAATAAGGTACTTTAAAGAGAAGGGTGCTAAAGTCTCTTGCGAAGTGAACCCTTACCATCTTGTATTTACAGAGGAGGAGATCCTAAAGTCAGGCTCTTCTGCTAAGGTGAACCCACCCTTGAGAAGAAAAGAAGACAGAGATGCTCTCATATCCGCTTTAAAAGAGGGTATAATAGACTGCATAGCAACAGATCACGCACCCCATGCGAGTTGGGAAAAAAGACAGATAGAGAATGCAAAACCAGGCATGATAGGTTTGCAGACCGCTTTACCTATGGCTTTGGAGCTGGTAAGACAAGGACACATAACCTTAAAAGATGTGATAAATCTAATGTCATGCAGACCTGCACAGATACTCAAATTAGAAGGATGCGGAACTCTAAAGGTGGGTTCAAAAGCCAACATAACCATATTTGATCCAGAAAGAGAGTGGATTCTTGACGAAAAGACAAACCATTCTAAGTCCAAAAACACACCCCTGTGGAAAAAGACCCTCAAAGGGAAAGTGCTTTACACCATCTTTGAAGGGAAGGTAGTTTATCAAGATGTTTAA